Proteins from a single region of Callospermophilus lateralis isolate mCalLat2 chromosome Y, mCalLat2.hap1, whole genome shotgun sequence:
- the LOC143639796 gene encoding uncharacterized protein LOC143639796 produces MLEALRNLASIGNKWNEKNIEDEIKNFESILRQITSQKPCEFKQYRQSLISLKSVHKQVLTKTGDGPYESTVRGKVFISSDIQRHEDTHTGWQHYEYQKCGEASSSLPDVQRHMRTHSGGKAFQCEVCGKAFHFSSLFRRHERAYSGEKLCECKQGGQSFISHTSLQRYRIPHMRNAHFKCMVCGKDFAYPSLLRIHQRTHTGEKPYECKQCGKAFSRSSNFHTHGKTHSGEKPYKCKQCGKAFTTSSNLQIHGRTHSGEKPYECKQCGKGFTQSSSLQSHEKIHTGEKPYECKQCGKTFANYNNLHRHGRTHTGEKPYECKQCGKAFANSNNLHRHGRTHTGEKPYECKQCGKAFARFSYLQSHEKTHTGEKPYECKQCGKAFSTSGYLQIHGRTHTGEKPYECKQCGKVFTYFSGLYSHKKLHTG; encoded by the exons ATGCTGGAAGCCCTCAGAAACCTGGCTTCTATAG GAAATAAATGGAATGAAAAGAACATTGAAGATGAGATCAAAAATTTTGAGAGCATTCTAAG GCAGATCACATCTCAGAAGCCATGTGAATTTAAACAGTATAGGCAATCCCTGATTTCTCTCAAAAGTGTTCACAAACAAGTGTTAACAAAAACTGGAGATGGACCCTATGAAAGTACAGTACGTGGGAAAGTCTTCATTTCCAGTGACATTCAAAGACATGAAGATACTCATACTGGGTGGCAACACTATGAATATCAAAAATGTGGTGAAGCCTCATCTTCTCTCCCAGATGTCCAAAGACACATGAGAACACACAGTGGAGGTAAAGCTTTTCAATGTGAGGTATGTGGGAAAGcctttcatttctcttctttatttagaagacatgaaagagcttattctggagagaaaCTCTGTGAATGTAAACAAGGTGGTCAATCCTTTATTTCACACACAAGTCTTCAAAGGTACAGGATCCCACACATGAGGAATGCACATTTCAAATGTATGGTATGTGGAAAAGACTTTGCTTATCCCAGTTTACTTAGAATACATCAGagaacacatactggagagaagccttatgaatgtaagcagtgtggaaaagccttttcTAGATCCAGTAACTTTCACACACATGGAAAAACTCATTCTGGAGAAAAGCCCTataaatgtaagcagtgtggcaaagcctttacTACATCCAGTAACCTTCAGATTCATGGAAGAACACAtagtggagagaagccctatgagtgTAAGCAGTGTGGAAAAGGCTTCACTCAGTCCTCTAGCCTTCAGTCACATGaaaaaattcatactggagagaagccctatgaatgtaagcagtgtggaaaaACTTTTGCAAATTACAATAACCTTCACAGACATGGAagaacacatactggagagaagccctatgaatgtaagcaatgTGGAAAAGCTTTTGCAAATTCCAACAACCTTCACAGACATGGAagaacacatactggagagaagccctatgaatgtaagcagtgtggcaaagcctttgctaGATTCAGTTACCTTCAGTCACATGAaaaaactcatactggagagaagccctatgaatgtaagcagtgtggaaaagccttttcTACTTCTGGTTACCTTCAGATTCATGGAagaacacatactggagagaagccctatgaatgtaagcagtgtggaaaaGTCTTCACTTATTTCTCTGGCCTTTACTCACATAAAAAACTTCATACTGGATAG